In Haloterrigena turkmenica DSM 5511, a single genomic region encodes these proteins:
- a CDS encoding DUF2196 domain-containing protein codes for MSNERPTAEELRQGVTVEIVQGDQDVESTDTEPIVGEVGTIYGDDPQGPEVELKSGVVGHVQSIRHDE; via the coding sequence ATGTCCAACGAACGACCGACAGCCGAGGAACTGCGACAGGGCGTCACCGTCGAGATCGTGCAGGGCGATCAGGACGTCGAGTCGACGGACACGGAACCGATCGTCGGCGAGGTCGGCACGATCTACGGCGACGATCCCCAGGGGCCGGAGGTCGAACTGAAAAGCGGCGTCGTCGGCCACGTCCAGTCGATTCGCCACGACGAGTAG